The following coding sequences lie in one Treponema socranskii subsp. buccale genomic window:
- a CDS encoding RidA family protein, producing the protein MKVIDTKNAPAAIGPYSQAIVANGFVYTSGQIPINPQTGAVEGKTITEQAEQVMKNLKAVLEAAGSDFTKAVKTLCFLKTMNDFAAFNEVYAKYFTGKPARSCVAVVELPKDVLVEVEVVAQAAS; encoded by the coding sequence ATGAAAGTAATCGATACGAAAAATGCACCGGCTGCAATCGGTCCGTACTCTCAGGCGATCGTTGCAAACGGTTTCGTGTACACATCCGGACAAATTCCGATCAATCCGCAGACGGGCGCCGTCGAAGGCAAAACGATAACCGAACAGGCGGAACAGGTTATGAAAAATCTCAAAGCCGTGCTCGAAGCGGCGGGAAGCGATTTTACGAAAGCGGTCAAAACGCTGTGCTTTTTAAAAACGATGAACGATTTTGCGGCGTTCAACGAAGTGTACGCAAAATATTTTACGGGAAAGCCCGCGCGCTCGTGCGTAGCGGTTGTCGAGCTTCCGAAAGACGTACTCGTCGAAGTGGAAGTCGTCGCCCAAGCGGCAAGCTGA
- a CDS encoding YbhB/YbcL family Raf kinase inhibitor-like protein, with protein MKLIRITVPLLTAALLIFCGSCRSGSLEAKTPAGEGTMKLTCSAFADGEKMPAEFAKLGANRIPPLEIAGVPSETKSLAIIVHDPDAPLPGGFYHWTLWNIPPETTSIGTDNLPAGAVEGKTSWGKSGYNGPQPPFGNHRYIFYLYALDTAIDLPAGSKVKELKAAIKDHIIETASLTGMFAAKDNP; from the coding sequence ATGAAACTTATACGTATAACAGTACCGTTGCTTACGGCGGCGCTTCTTATTTTTTGCGGCAGCTGCCGAAGCGGCAGCCTCGAAGCAAAAACCCCTGCGGGAGAAGGCACGATGAAACTGACTTGTTCTGCTTTTGCCGACGGCGAAAAGATGCCGGCGGAATTTGCAAAGCTCGGCGCGAATCGCATTCCGCCGCTGGAAATCGCCGGAGTACCGAGCGAAACAAAGAGCTTGGCGATTATCGTGCACGATCCGGATGCGCCGTTGCCGGGCGGGTTTTACCATTGGACGCTGTGGAATATTCCGCCGGAAACGACATCGATCGGAACGGACAACTTGCCCGCGGGTGCGGTTGAAGGCAAAACCAGCTGGGGAAAAAGCGGATACAACGGGCCGCAGCCGCCGTTCGGTAATCACCGCTATATCTTTTATCTGTATGCGCTCGATACGGCGATCGACCTTCCGGCCGGCAGCAAAGTAAAGGAACTGAAAGCCGCGATTAAAGACCATATAATCGAAACGGCTTCACTTACGGGTATGTTCGCGGCAAAAGACAATCCCTAA
- a CDS encoding antitoxin: MAMLQVRDMDDRLYDRLKFAAKRDNRSISQQVVTILQNYFTSVPVKPKNATEEFLKLSGSWEDARRTKEIIDDIRNTRVNSTRFEALDGIFD, from the coding sequence ATGGCAATGTTACAAGTCCGCGACATGGATGACCGCTTATACGACAGATTGAAATTCGCCGCAAAACGTGATAACCGCTCAATCAGCCAACAAGTCGTTACCATTTTGCAAAATTATTTTACTTCCGTTCCCGTAAAACCGAAAAATGCCACAGAAGAATTTTTGAAACTTTCGGGCTCATGGGAAGATGCAAGAAGAACGAAAGAAATTATTGACGATATAAGAAACACCCGCGTCAATTCAACAAGATTCGAGGCTTTAGATGGCATATTTGATTGA
- a CDS encoding PIN domain-containing protein, whose protein sequence is MAYLIDTDIIIFALRGDKTVLAKFEENKNIPISISLITYAELVFGAKRSQNERTNMLKVNRIREIYPVEELNIGIMELFADIKANMYSKAMRIEGMDLFIAATAIYNDLTLVTNNTKHFKNIPLLKLENWKR, encoded by the coding sequence ATGGCATATTTGATTGATACGGACATCATAATATTCGCGCTGCGAGGCGACAAGACGGTATTGGCAAAATTCGAAGAAAACAAAAATATCCCTATTTCGATTTCGCTGATTACGTATGCAGAGCTTGTATTCGGTGCAAAACGCTCGCAGAATGAACGGACGAATATGCTAAAAGTGAATCGTATTCGCGAAATTTACCCTGTCGAAGAGTTGAATATCGGTATTATGGAACTATTTGCCGATATAAAAGCGAACATGTATTCCAAAGCAATGAGAATAGAAGGCATGGATCTATTTATTGCAGCGACGGCAATTTACAATGATTTGACTTTAGTAACCAATAATACAAAGCATTTTAAAAATATTCCGTTATTGAAATTGGAAAACTGGAAAAGATAA
- a CDS encoding BrnA antitoxin family protein produces MITSKKLTAERLEEIKNYPISYDEDSPKLTKKQIARLRPAHEAYWNVTPVKKTISIKIDADILAVLQSLGKGYQTRINSILRKAITTGDY; encoded by the coding sequence ATGATTACTTCAAAAAAATTAACGGCTGAAAGATTGGAAGAAATAAAAAATTATCCTATATCGTATGATGAGGATAGTCCTAAATTAACAAAGAAACAAATTGCAAGGCTAAGACCGGCGCATGAAGCATATTGGAATGTAACGCCCGTTAAAAAAACAATTTCCATAAAAATAGATGCCGATATTCTTGCAGTCCTTCAGTCTTTAGGCAAAGGCTATCAGACTAGAATAAACAGTATTTTAAGGAAAGCTATTACTACGGGTGATTATTAA
- a CDS encoding BrnT family toxin, whose protein sequence is MYISLVGKTIISEDNRFEWDEDKNLANIEKHGIAFEEILEVFDDPAFLTGYDFEHSEKEDRYYGIGNLNGILIVLVFFTEKKNRIRLISARQADKGLREEYYDYFKKING, encoded by the coding sequence ATATATATTTCTCTTGTGGGAAAAACAATTATAAGTGAAGATAATCGTTTTGAGTGGGACGAGGATAAAAATCTTGCCAATATTGAAAAGCATGGAATAGCTTTTGAAGAAATATTGGAAGTATTTGACGATCCTGCATTTTTGACAGGATATGATTTTGAGCATTCCGAAAAAGAGGATAGATATTACGGAATCGGAAATTTGAACGGAATATTGATAGTTCTGGTCTTTTTTACTGAAAAGAAAAACAGAATACGGTTAATATCCGCACGGCAAGCAGATAAAGGCTTGAGGGAGGAATATTATGATTACTTCAAAAAAATTAACGGCTGA
- a CDS encoding nuclear transport factor 2 family protein, translating to MKNEAMKVFDAYRDALERGDFAKVFATISDAIVWHMGGESSLSGTVVGKQALGEGLGEFAKRSDGTFKVITNWAASNDCFVAASVVSAAERGSDKLNDPGIDLFKIENGKIQEVWTFAEQQSAEDTFWDKV from the coding sequence ATGAAAAATGAAGCAATGAAGGTATTTGATGCTTATCGAGATGCATTGGAAAGGGGTGATTTTGCAAAAGTTTTTGCAACAATCTCCGATGCTATTGTATGGCACATGGGAGGCGAAAGTTCGCTTTCAGGTACGGTTGTAGGGAAACAGGCACTGGGAGAGGGTTTAGGAGAATTTGCAAAAAGGAGCGACGGTACATTTAAAGTTATTACCAATTGGGCTGCAAGTAACGATTGTTTTGTTGCTGCAAGTGTTGTTTCCGCAGCAGAGAGAGGTTCTGACAAGTTAAATGATCCGGGTATTGATCTATTCAAAATAGAAAACGGCAAGATACAAGAAGTATGGACTTTTGCCGAACAGCAATCGGCAGAAGATACATTTTGGGACAAAGTATAG
- a CDS encoding winged helix-turn-helix transcriptional regulator codes for MMSIYDKCPFATTQRVLQGKWAIIILYHLSTGTKRFNELQRLMPATTRTVLTRQLRQLEKDKLIDRKVFAEVPPHVEYSLSKLGTKFQKVLDEIETFGLNYIAELHKMQKGKSS; via the coding sequence ATGATGTCGATTTATGATAAGTGCCCCTTCGCTACTACTCAAAGAGTATTGCAAGGGAAATGGGCGATTATAATTTTATATCATCTGAGTACGGGCACAAAAAGGTTTAATGAACTCCAAAGATTAATGCCTGCAACAACTCGAACTGTTTTAACAAGACAGCTGCGTCAGCTTGAAAAAGATAAACTGATCGACCGAAAAGTCTTTGCCGAAGTCCCGCCTCATGTTGAATACTCTTTAAGTAAATTGGGAACCAAATTTCAAAAAGTGTTAGACGAGATTGAGACTTTCGGTTTGAATTATATCGCCGAATTACATAAAATGCAAAAAGGAAAAAGCAGTTGA